The genomic interval TTATACTTATCCTTTTTTAATCCATTATTCTGCTTCATATGCAACTAAAGAAATCACATCGTACCCTTTAAGTTTCTCCATACCGTTTAAATATTTTAAGTCGATAATGAATGCGATACCTGCAACAATACCACCAAGAGACTCAACAAGCTTAATTGTCGCTTCAATTGTACCTCCAGTTGCAAGTAAATCATCTGTTATTAAAACACGCTGACCCGGTTTAATTGCATCTTTATGCATTGTTAAAACATTGCTGCCATATTCAAGGTCATATTCGTAAGTAATAACTTCTCGCGGTAACTTACCCTTTTTTCTTACCGGAGCAAATCCAATATTCATTGCATATGCAACTGGACATCCGATAATAAATCCACGTGCTTCAGGACCTACAACGATATCCACCTGCTTTTCCTTTGCATATTCAACAATTTGATCAGTTGCATATTTATATGCAGCGCCGTTGTCCATAATTGTTGTTATGTCTTTGAAATTTACTCCTGCTTTAGGCCAGTCTTTTACTTCTGTAATATATTGTTTTAAATCCATTATGTGCCTCCTGGGAACTATTCGTTATTCGTTAAGATAAATTGTTTTAATTCATCAAATGATGAAAACAATAGCTTACTTTCTAATTTTAACTGATTTAATCGTGATTGATAAGTACTTGCACTCAATAAATCAACCTTTTTATTAACTTCCTGTTTTTTAATATGATGCCCATCTTTTACGACAAGTCCGAGTTCTGCATAAACATCAAACATAAATAATAGCGTGTCCGGTGAAACTTTAATCGCCTGAAGTAAATAACCACCGTCTTTTTGTAAATCAATATGTGGTTTAATCATGATGCATTTATATAGTTGTTTAAACTTTTCAGATGTTGGCATCCCTTCAAAATACAGCTGCTTTTGTGTATGGAAGATAAAGTATATAAATGTCGCATCGAGACTATTATATGTTGTTAAAAATTCACTTTCATCTTGTGGTAAATCCCTGAAGATTACTTTATCATAACCTATCACAGACTCACCGTAGTAATAATAATGTTCGTTTAACTTACTTTTACCGGGATGAATAATAAAGGCAGCATGTTCATCTTTTAAAAACTTATAAGTATTTGGATGTACATTTCTAAAGTCAATCATCTGCATATCTTCGACTTTAATATGCTGTACAATCATTTGCGGTTGTAAATTTCCATTCCATTCATTCAATTGTAATGTTCCGGCAAGATTGACGTAACTGCCAGCAGGAAGTGCATTCATTCTGGAACCTTCATTCCACATTAATGCATTGAGTGTGTGATGCACGGTCATCTTCAAATGTGCCTGATTTTGACCAATTTGTTTAATATCCGTAATTTCAGCATTCATGAGTGATAATAACGGTGCACTGAAGTCTGTACCGAACGGTCTTAATTTATCAAGGTCATTAATATTCTTCACTGTTATATCAGCCATTTCTATCGCTGCATCAATGTCGATTTCCTGAATAATTTCTCCTTCAAATTGCATATCTAAATAATCATTTAGTTCCTTTTCAAGCTGTTCTATGTTTTCAATTGGTAACGTCATCCCTGCTGCCATATGATGGCCACCAAACTTGGAAATGAGATTTCGTGAATGATCGAGACTATCATACATAGATACTTGAGGGATACTTCTTGCAGATCCTTTCGCATAGTCATTATCATAATCGATGTTCAAAACGATAGCCGGCAGATGGTATTGTTCTGTAATTCTGCTTGCGACAATACCGAGCACACCTTCATTCCATCCTTCTTTCGCAACGACGATAAAACGATTGCCATTCGCAATTTTTTCTTCAACGTCAATAATGGCCTGTTCGGTAATTGCTGATACAATCTCTTTTCGCTCAGTATTAAATTGATTTACTTGTTCACTCATCCATATCGCTTCATCTTCATTATCAATTTGTAAAAGTTCACAAGCTAATCTCGCATCATCAAGCCTGCCGACTGCGTTAAGTCTCGGACCGATAATAAAACCTACCGTTTCCTCATTAATTTCTCCTTT from Macrococcus armenti carries:
- a CDS encoding adenine phosphoribosyltransferase, whose translation is MDLKQYITEVKDWPKAGVNFKDITTIMDNGAAYKYATDQIVEYAKEKQVDIVVGPEARGFIIGCPVAYAMNIGFAPVRKKGKLPREVITYEYDLEYGSNVLTMHKDAIKPGQRVLITDDLLATGGTIEATIKLVESLGGIVAGIAFIIDLKYLNGMEKLKGYDVISLVAYEAE
- the recJ gene encoding single-stranded-DNA-specific exonuclease RecJ, which translates into the protein MDKTVWTVKQPVDTIPAALVKKYNITDINKKILESRNIFSDEALHDIFIADDIHDPFLMFQMDKAVERIKSAINNNEMILVYGDYDADGVTSVTVLIDCLKSIGANVGWYIPNRFTEGYGPNEAAFREAHEAGVSLIITVDNGIQGHHEINVANELGMDVIITDHHEIGHTLPEAYAILHPMHPEGNYPFHHLAGVGVSYKLGCALTGTQNEHILGFVAIGTISDLVSLTGENRVLVKRGLKALNAHTPPGLKALLDQASFKGEINEETVGFIIGPRLNAVGRLDDARLACELLQIDNEDEAIWMSEQVNQFNTERKEIVSAITEQAIIDVEEKIANGNRFIVVAKEGWNEGVLGIVASRITEQYHLPAIVLNIDYDNDYAKGSARSIPQVSMYDSLDHSRNLISKFGGHHMAAGMTLPIENIEQLEKELNDYLDMQFEGEIIQEIDIDAAIEMADITVKNINDLDKLRPFGTDFSAPLLSLMNAEITDIKQIGQNQAHLKMTVHHTLNALMWNEGSRMNALPAGSYVNLAGTLQLNEWNGNLQPQMIVQHIKVEDMQMIDFRNVHPNTYKFLKDEHAAFIIHPGKSKLNEHYYYYGESVIGYDKVIFRDLPQDESEFLTTYNSLDATFIYFIFHTQKQLYFEGMPTSEKFKQLYKCIMIKPHIDLQKDGGYLLQAIKVSPDTLLFMFDVYAELGLVVKDGHHIKKQEVNKKVDLLSASTYQSRLNQLKLESKLLFSSFDELKQFILTNNE